In Callospermophilus lateralis isolate mCalLat2 chromosome 10, mCalLat2.hap1, whole genome shotgun sequence, a single genomic region encodes these proteins:
- the Polr2h gene encoding DNA-directed RNA polymerases I, II, and III subunit RPABC3 isoform X1 has product MAGILFEDIFDVKDIDPEGKKFDRVSRLHCESESFKMDLILDVNIQIYPVDLGDKFRLVIASTLYEDGTLDDGEYNPTDDRPSRADQFEYVMYGKVYRIEGDETSTEAATRLSAYVSYGGLLMRLQGDANNLHGFEVDSRVYLLMKKLAF; this is encoded by the exons ATGGCGGGCATCCTGTTTGAGGATATTTTCGATGTGAAAGACATTGACCCGGAGGGTAAAAAGTTTGACCGAG TATCTCGACTGCATTGTGAGAGTGAATCTTTCAAGATGGACCTCATTTTAGATGTAAACATTCAAATTTACCCTGTAGACTTGG GTGACAAGTTCCGATTGGTTATAGCTAGTACCTTGTATGAAGATGGTACCCTGGATGATGGTGAATACAACCCCACAGATGACAGGCCTTCCAG GGCTGACCAGTTTGAGTATGTAATGTATGGGAAGGTATACAGGATTGAGGGGGATGAAACGTCTACTGAAGCAGCAACACGCCT CTCTGCATATGTGTCCTACGGGGGCCTGCTCATGAGGCTGCAGGGTGATGCCAACAACCTGCATGGATTTGAGGTAGATTCCAGAGTTTATCTGCTGATGAAGAAATTGGCCTTCTGA
- the Polr2h gene encoding DNA-directed RNA polymerases I, II, and III subunit RPABC3 isoform X2, with the protein MDLILDVNIQIYPVDLGDKFRLVIASTLYEDGTLDDGEYNPTDDRPSRADQFEYVMYGKVYRIEGDETSTEAATRLSAYVSYGGLLMRLQGDANNLHGFEVDSRVYLLMKKLAF; encoded by the exons ATGGACCTCATTTTAGATGTAAACATTCAAATTTACCCTGTAGACTTGG GTGACAAGTTCCGATTGGTTATAGCTAGTACCTTGTATGAAGATGGTACCCTGGATGATGGTGAATACAACCCCACAGATGACAGGCCTTCCAG GGCTGACCAGTTTGAGTATGTAATGTATGGGAAGGTATACAGGATTGAGGGGGATGAAACGTCTACTGAAGCAGCAACACGCCT CTCTGCATATGTGTCCTACGGGGGCCTGCTCATGAGGCTGCAGGGTGATGCCAACAACCTGCATGGATTTGAGGTAGATTCCAGAGTTTATCTGCTGATGAAGAAATTGGCCTTCTGA
- the Thpo gene encoding thrombopoietin isoform X2 codes for MELTELLLVVMLLLTARLTLSSPAPPACDPRLLNKLLRDSHVLHSRLSQCPDINPLSTPVLLPAVDFSLGEWKTQTEQTKAQDILGAVTLLLEGVMAARGQLGPTCLSALLGQLSGQVRLLLGALQGLLGTQLPPQSRTTAHKDPNAIFLSFQQLLRGKDFWIVGGELQRLSQNYWLWTSEQAAGIQSQDSCSAESNHQVPRPNHWIPEQDTQTFEWNSWTLSWSLTGDPRSPRHSIRNFGHRLPVTQPPDWIFSFPNPSSY; via the exons ATGGAGCTGACTG AATTGCTCCTTGTGGTCATGCTTCTCCTTACtgcaagactaactctgtccagcCCGGCTCCTCCTGCCTGTGACCCCCGACTCCTAAATAAACTGCTTCGTGACTCCCACGTCCTTCACAGCAGACTG agCCAGTGCCCAGACATCAATCCTTTGTCCACCCCTGTCCTGCTACCTGCTGTGGATTTTAGCTTGGGAGAATGGAAAACCCAGACG GAGCAGACCAAggcacaggacattctgggagcaGTGACCCTTCTACTGGAGGGAGTGATGGCAGCACGGGGACAGTTGGGTCCCACCTGCCTCTCAGCTCTCCTGGGACAGCTTTCTGGACAGGTCCGACTCCTCCTTGGTGCCCTGCAGGGCCTCCTTGGAACCCAG CTTCCTCCACAGAGCAGGACCACAGCTCACAAGGATCCCAATGCCATCTTTCTGAGCTTCCAACAACTGCTCCGAGGAAAG GACTTCTGGATTGTTGGAGGCGAACTTCAGCGTCTCAGCCAGAACTACTGGCTCTGGACTTCTGAGCAAGCTGCGGGGATTCAGAGCCAAGATTCCTGCTCTGCTGAATCAAACCACCAGGTCCCCAGACCAAATCACTGGATACCTGAACAGGACACACAGACCTTTGAATGGAACTCATGGACTCTTTCCTGGAGCCTCACCGGGGACCCTAGAAGCCCCAGACATTCCATTAGGAACTTTGGGCACAGGCTCCCTGTCACACAACCTCCAGACTGGATCTTCTCCTTCCCCAACCCATCCTCCTACTGA
- the Thpo gene encoding thrombopoietin isoform X1 gives MELTELLLVVMLLLTARLTLSSPAPPACDPRLLNKLLRDSHVLHSRLSQCPDINPLSTPVLLPAVDFSLGEWKTQTEQTKAQDILGAVTLLLEGVMAARGQLGPTCLSALLGQLSGQVRLLLGALQGLLGTQLPPQSRTTAHKDPNAIFLSFQQLLRGKVRFLLVVGGPALCVRRSLPTTAVPSSTSLFLTLNKLPNRTSGLLEANFSVSARTTGSGLLSKLRGFRAKIPALLNQTTRSPDQITGYLNRTHRPLNGTHGLFPGASPGTLEAPDIPLGTLGTGSLSHNLQTGSSPSPTHPPTDQYTLFSPLPTLPTPMVQFHPLPPDPSANPANPLLTRAHPNSPNLSQEG, from the exons ATGGAGCTGACTG AATTGCTCCTTGTGGTCATGCTTCTCCTTACtgcaagactaactctgtccagcCCGGCTCCTCCTGCCTGTGACCCCCGACTCCTAAATAAACTGCTTCGTGACTCCCACGTCCTTCACAGCAGACTG agCCAGTGCCCAGACATCAATCCTTTGTCCACCCCTGTCCTGCTACCTGCTGTGGATTTTAGCTTGGGAGAATGGAAAACCCAGACG GAGCAGACCAAggcacaggacattctgggagcaGTGACCCTTCTACTGGAGGGAGTGATGGCAGCACGGGGACAGTTGGGTCCCACCTGCCTCTCAGCTCTCCTGGGACAGCTTTCTGGACAGGTCCGACTCCTCCTTGGTGCCCTGCAGGGCCTCCTTGGAACCCAG CTTCCTCCACAGAGCAGGACCACAGCTCACAAGGATCCCAATGCCATCTTTCTGAGCTTCCAACAACTGCTCCGAGGAAAGGTGCGTTTTCTTCTGGTTGTAGGAGGACCTGCCCTCTGTGTCAGGCGgtccctgcccaccacagctgtccCAAGCAGTACTTCTCTATTCCTCACACTGAACAAGCTCCCAAACAGGACTTCTGGATTGTTGGAGGCGAACTTCAGCGTCTCAGCCAGAACTACTGGCTCTGGACTTCTGAGCAAGCTGCGGGGATTCAGAGCCAAGATTCCTGCTCTGCTGAATCAAACCACCAGGTCCCCAGACCAAATCACTGGATACCTGAACAGGACACACAGACCTTTGAATGGAACTCATGGACTCTTTCCTGGAGCCTCACCGGGGACCCTAGAAGCCCCAGACATTCCATTAGGAACTTTGGGCACAGGCTCCCTGTCACACAACCTCCAGACTGGATCTTCTCCTTCCCCAACCCATCCTCCTACTGACCAGTACACACTCTTCTCCCCTTTACCCACCTTGCCCACCCCCATGGTCCAGTTCCACCCCCTGCCTCCTGACCCTTCTGCCAACCCTGCTAACCCTCTTCTAACCAGAGCCCATCCTAACTCTCCAAATCTGTCTCAGGAAGGGTAA